The DNA region TATTAGGATTCTACTTGCATCAACAGAGTCTTGGTGTGTCAAAAGCACAGGGTTAAAGGGGAACATTGCAGCACATAATCTTGCTTGTTGGGCCGCTTTCTATGGTAAGACTGGTTCCATACCCGTTCCTTGCCTCCCTCCTTGCGTTGTCTATGCTGAGGAGCGTAAACTTGAAGGCACAAGAAACTTGGGGAGGAAGAGCCGTAGAGATAGTATGTACAAGTTTCCTGTCTGATTTTGCTTGTAGTTGCGCCATCTAGTGGCACTGATCAGTGCCAGCACAGCTCATTAGATGAGCACTGAGCAGCACAATGAATATCTTAGCAGGTTCACGTTCATCTTAGATTCGATGAGTTACATTTTTCATGACTTTGTGCAAAAGCCGGAGTCATCGATATAAGGGTTATATCGGTACCCTTCGGTGACTGGTGATTCATGTTGATCTCAGATTCGATGAGTTACATTTTTCATGAGTTTTTTTGTATTCACATAATGAAGAAagtgtgtatatatgcataatgAGGCCGTGAGGCAAAAAGCAAAGGATCAGGGAAAGAAATTTTAAGGAAATCTATGCAAATTGGAAAATAACTcaactacatatatatttttacgaCCTCAGTTGCCAACTGTATATTTCTTGGttattcttcctttttatGCGACAACTTTAGAATACTGTCTTTGATTTGATTTAGATTTGAATATTTTGAGAGTTATTTCCTAACTTAGTGGTTCCTCCTAGCTTGTAAATCAGTTGTCTATGTATTTCACAGGAAAGGTAGCCTAGTTTGAGAGTGTGGCGGTCCCATATGCACTTTCTCGACGTGTGTTGAACAGAAGCAGTATTTTTACGAAAACGTTTCAAAAAATGGTTTGGTATAAATTTCAGAAATTATTTCTCATCAATTTTGTTTCAGCACTTTTCCATTCGTAACAGCAACACTCGCAGGCCAAGTCTGAGAAGGAAACGGAATTTGGTTGGTCTGAGCTGCCCAAAGAGCTCCTGGAGATCTCTGATCGGCTAAACAACCTCGCTGATCATGCTCGGTTCCGAGCTGTCTGCAAAAGCTGGGCAAGTACAAGGCCACCCACCCTTGAGGTAATCTCAAATTGAAGTTTGGAATGATTCGTCGGTAGTTATATATGATATGCAactgtttttcttttgtcaaGATAGATATGTCATGTCCAAATTCTACATGAACATCTAATTAATCTTCTCTGCCATGAACAATTTAAAGGGTCCCTCGTCAAATGCCGTGGGCGGCTCCTTCCTTACTATCTGGACACTGATATTGGGACTTTTGTCAGCATTTCGGAGAATAAATTCTATCTTGGAATTTACAGAACGATTATTTTCTACGACAATGAGTATCCTGTTCACGAAGAAAAACCATATATTTTACAAGGTAAAATGTAAATGTTAcctagaaaagaaaattgatcaCTCAAATGCGAAGTTTGGAATCCGAATGGATTACGTTTCACTAATCGATAAGATTTAGCTATGTTCATGGTAGAATTCTGACGATCTACTATCACTTGACTAAATACACTGACCGCGTATCTTTTCACGTTATGGCCGACAGTATCGCATATCTATACAACATTAAGTCGTTTACTGAAATTGTAAGGAAAAAATGGTTCAAGTCGAGACCTTCAGAGCTGAACTTTGTTAAATGAACATGCTAAAGACAAATTAAAGTTCGAAAGAAAGAACAATGACCATATGAATCCACTCTTATTAAGCCTAAAAAGTAATACAGCTTTCAGATCTTACTATACAAGGCAGTTGGTCAGCCAGTCCAAGTGGATACATTCGGGTGAACTCAATGCACCGCTTATGGGAAAAAGTGAAGAACATCAAGTACAGCAGGagacattatttttttgggtaggtCTGATGGTCAGGTCCGATGTCTCGTGATCCGGTGTTTATGTAAGGTCCACGAAAAGTCGCCTGGGGTGGTAGGGGCTTCGAAGCATCAATGACTGGTCTCGCCCTTGATGTCCTGCATCAGCCAGACCTATGCATGTTCATAGAAGGGCAGATCAATCGAAGCACAAAATATCAGGAGCAACAACATGACTTACGCCATGTAGAAGGGAAATGCCAAACCCCCAGCAGCAAAGGCCAACAAGCCAGAGGCAACAATGAGATTACGTGCTCGGGACATTGGGACACTGCAAACACAAAATGCCACCGTGAGTTAATCTGCACATTAGCAGCTGATAGCCATGAAGCACGACAAGTCGTAACGAACAGGCATCTCTATGATGATACAGAGGTCGATTTGTTAGTAAATGAGTTACAGGAGACAAAGGGTCCGAAGTTCGAACTATAATGTGCTAAACAGTACCAGCAGGGCTGATGCAATACATTTAGAAAAACACGGTTCTAGCTCGGCGCATGCGAAAAATTTGGTCTTTGGCATCACAGCTTATCGAAGAAAGCTAGATTAGGTGCCCCTTTTGCCTCCTCTGCAGGGTCCATAGCCTAGAACACTTTCCCAAGCCATTTATCATCAGAAAGTTGTTCCATGTATACACGGCTCGGACATACATTTACCGGTCAGCGATGTCCGAACAAACGAACAAATAACCGTTGAATGTAGCATCTACAAACTTGATGTGCAAAAATCTAAATCACTTCCACCAATTGGGATAAATTCAATCAGAGACAAAACTCAACAATGGCAAGCTGATTCAAAGCTATACATCACAGAGTCAACAAAGCTACGGCATAATTCCATATTCGTTTCATCGATCCTCAAACTAACGTTGAAGAATTTCAAATCCTATCAAAACCCTACCGAGAGTGTGTGAACGATGAACCGACGTATATGGAACTCGAGAAGAAGCAAAGATGAGCCCAAGTGAATCACCTGGCGGTTACCCAGATACGTCGATCACGGCAGGGAGGAGCGGTGGAGAGCCTTAGCTATCGGGTCGGACGGTGATCGGAACTCAGTTACGCCCGCGCTGTGCCGGAGATTCGTCTTCTTCTGCTTCCTGTGACCCCATAATGGGTTACTGGGCCGTGGGGCTAACTTGGGCCGGCCCATCATAGGCCCAATTTCAGGCCCATCACTGTTTACACAACGGAAAGTGGGGCGATTCGTGGGTCGGGCAGGGGCGGGCTTTTGGAGGAAAGTTCAACGAACCAACTTGATCCGGTTACGGATCTCAAAACTCATCTTCGAGATCCTTTCAAATTTCAAGCAGTCAAACCATTTTCCAAACAGTAAAATATCGCACCTCGGAGTTCCCATCTCCCGGCCCTTAGCAGAGCGATGTCAACCCCATTGACCCCAACGACGGCGAGGCTCCGGCCTGCCTCTCGGCGGCGGAGTGGGCCCTATTCTCCTCCGACTCCCTGGGCCGACAACAACCACCACGGGGAGCACCACGACCGGGCTCCGCCCTCCGCCGATGGCAACCGCAGGCCGCGGTTTGAGAGGATCTTCATGGAGGAGGACGAGATCGCGCTCCTGAAGAGCCTCTGGCACAACTCCATCTCCTCTCCTGCCGCGAAGATCGACCCGGCCACCTTCGAGATATTGGGCAGGTCCCTCGGCTCCAGGTTCACCCACAACCAGCTGTCGAACAAGCTCCGGCACATGAGGGCAAAGTACCATAAGCAATCCCTCACCAAATCCTACATCAAGACGCCTCACGACCGCGAGACCTACGAGCTATGCCGCAAGATTTGGGGCGAGAACAAGGCAGAGCCCATGGAGGAGCGAGAGGAGGTCCCGTCTCAGGAGGAGGTCCAATCACAGCGGCAGTCCCAGTCCTGTGGACGGAACAAGCACATGAATGCAGCGGCAGTCGAGGAAAAGGGGAACGAGGAAGATGGGGTTGATCTCGGGAAATTCCCGGTGTTAGTCGAGGAGTGCGAGAAGGCCTTGGAGGGGAATGGAGTGTGGAGGCAAGTGCTGAAGTGTCTGGACGAAGGGAAGATGAGGGAGATGAACGACAAGTTGGTGATGTTGAAGTATGAGGAGGCTGGCCTGATGGCTAAGAAGGCTGAGCTGGTTCAGGAGCTTACCAGGATGATTCTCAGAGCCATGGCTGCTTCTTGCTCATCTACGAGAACCGCTGCTTGATCGTTGAAACCCGGTGATTGCATTAATTTTAGACATCTTATTACGCAGAAACTGAGTAGGATGCTCCGTGAAGTTCAATGACTGTAATAGTAGATCGAGCTGTAAGAAACTCGTGGCGTTCTTAGTAAATGAAAGTCAGTTTGAAGCTTTCGATGGATATACGAAGCGATAGCGAACTACCATGAATGGGAACTTTAGCTAACTAGAAATGCTAGAATCCATATCTCGAAACAGTAAACATATGACCAGAATTAACCATTAGAACTCGGGATAACTGATCAAATATGAAAGAAACCATGAAATCGTAGCAATTCCCCGAAGAGGGGAATCAAATTGCACAACCTCATTCAAGAGTTATTGTTACAAACTTCAGAATTCAGAAAATACAGAAAACAGAAAGCATAGCCTGCAACGGCAAGGTGGGGCAGTCGGGAAACAAATCGGATGGATATATTCCCCTACTGCTGCTGGTAGTTCAAGGGCCTCTTGAAGAGCATAATGTGCGGCTCGGGGCGATGGATTGCATAGTGGACCCAACCTCGACTCTGCTGGACTCCAATCGCACGCCATTCGTTCTACGATGATCAGATCAAAGAAACAGACACCATTAGGAATCAAAACAAACGACTACTCCGTTAAAAACGGCTCGCATTGCAGATAGCCACATGTAAATATACCCTGAAGAAATAGATACCATTAGGAATCAAAACGAACTACTACTCCATTAAAACGGCTCATATTGCAGGtatgcatatatgtacatataccCCGCCACGGCCCCTCTTCGGGTTATAAAAGTTCCAGCGGTTTTCTTCGTATCACAACCAAAATGATAGTGCGACGACGAAGGCTGTTGATGTAACTACATGGCATGCCGCGAAAAAGCAACTCCATCGATGATGTGATCCCGTAAATGATGAAAGATGCGAAAGATCGAACTAATCGATCGTAATCAGGCTACAATGTGTTTCCTTTCCAACTCAACTGCTTGAATTCCGCATCAAAGAACAATGCGAAGACAATAGAATCGAAACCCTAACGACGACGGACTTACTTCAGAGAGGAGCCGATTCTTCGGGAGAAGTTTCGCCACTTCAGGGGGAAGAACCACATGCCTGCAGTTGCATTGAAGGATTTGCAAGCATCAACATCGACTAACGGATTGAATCCTGGCACCAATGCGAAAGCAGAAGCAGAGGGAGTACCTGTACTCGTGAGTGTCATCGGAGTACTTCTCGGAGTATTGAATCTGACCCATTTCCTCTGCAAAGCTCCGGCGCTTGATCAATAATGGCGGAGGGTTCTCGATCCGTATGATGAAACTGAGAGGGGATTGTGGAGGATGACCGAATTTAAAATCGAATGCAGGGTTTAAATGCCGGGGGCAGATgtctaattaaaatattttatcggGGCAGATTGCGAAATATATTTATagcattttttcttttaaatatattttctctGCACATTTCGTtcgtttaatttaatttttgattGGGAGGAGCCAATATTGGAGCGGCTTTGAATTTCAAAATGCCAATCCCTCCCGCTCCGTCATTGACCTCACCGACCCTCCTCTTCTTTTCTGGCACTTGAAAGATCTCTCTAAATTGGGTATCGAATTTCAGTCAAAATTAGAATCAGAGGATCGGGTTTTCGTGGACATACCGATCTCCGTTCATCCTTATTGTAACATAACACATCTCAATTTGCAAACATAATGCTATCTTGGGGAAGGAATGATATACATCACAGGAACTCAAGGGATGAGATTATAGAATTCTCGAAGGGCTAGCAGCATGCATTTGCAAAGCATAAAAACCGAATTGAATGAAGAAAACAAATACATATGGTCATGACATTGGCCAAAATGTAAGCTCCACAGTATCGACTGCTAATAATCCCTCGTCTACGCAACTATTATAAACAGTTTTCTCCTGAATTTCCCTGCTCCGCTATGTTTCTTTTCACTATTCGGAGTCTCTTTTCCTATCCCTTCTCTTCACCACCCAAAAATTCCCAAAACCAAGCAATGATCGAGAAGCCATGTCCCAAATCCTGTACAAAATGAGGCGTCTAGTCTACCCTGTACATCTCATGACCCGCTAAGCAGACAAAATGGAACAAAAGTCACTGGTCCCTTCCCCGACAGAAAGTTAGCCTGGAACAATCACTCAGCCTTTCTCTGTGATCCGCTGTCCACCGTGGGTCCAGGAATAGATTTCTGCAACACCGAAGTCCCCTGGAAGATCATCATATTATGGTGCTTCTTTCGTAACTCCATCAGCTGCAAGATTTTGAACAAGTGAACAAATAGGAAGCAATGGCCATGAATATTTCTGGCAAATAGAAGAATAGTTCAATCTCACACACCTCCTCAGGGGTAACCTTGTCAAACCCAAACTTCTTGGTCCATATAGATTCGGCTTCCTCGGCAGCAGGCAGCACCAGTTTCTTCACATGGAAAGAAGCTAGAAGCCTCTCCATGCAAGCAAACAGAGACTGGAAGTAACCCTACACATGAAGTCCTATTGATTAATCAAACCTCGAAATAGCTCAGCAGTGCAGGAAAATcatagagaaaaaaagattacCAGTCCTTGGCAATCAGAACTGGTTGCTACTAGAGGAAGCTCTGCCACCTCCCCCCCAAAAACCCGAAGAAGCCCTGCTGACACGACCTCTCGGCTGCAAAAGGCACTGTTTAGTATCTTACCAAATGGACCATAACATGGAAAAGCGAGCCTGTCAAGAAATGCCACTTACTTAAGAAGTAATATTATGCAGAACATGCCACTTAGTTCCTGGCCCTTATATTTCTTCCTGAAATGAAATTGTGTGGAATAATTCACCCAATGACCGATGATGAATACAAAAACGAAGATATGCAAGATGATGTTCTCACCCATTGACCATTGCTGTAATGAGATCCTGTCCATTAGTTGATTCAGTGATAGGATCAAACCGTTCCTAAAGAACACAAATATGGAGCCAGTTAGCATTTCCAACATCTTCGAGCAATTTTGAGAAAGCGACACAATGTAACCATAAACACAAGGAATCTGCAATTACAAGCAGATCATGGCAATGATGAGAACCAGACAGACCTAAATAAGGCCAACAAGTTCAGTCCCTACAGTATCTGGTTTCTCTGATAAAAAAGCCGCAGGGACTGGAAATGAATTACCGAACTACCTAACAGTTACTCACATGGAAGATAGAGACACTCTTAGCTAATAGCCGTTTAGATTCAGCAGAAGAATCCATCTCTGCATTGAGGACCCTCCATCTTATATCAAGATTGGATAAACTCATCGAGCCCTTCTCCTCGAGCTTCATCCTTATAACATCCAGAAGAGAGTCCGGAAGCTTTTCGTCTCCCCGAACTACATAACTCTCCAATGCAGAATGGATTCGCTCGCAATCTGAGCAACAGAACCACTTCCCTTCTGGCAACTCCTGTTGCAACaacaattttatcattttcttttcatggtAGACAAAGAAACCGGATAAATTGGTAACAATTGCACAAGGTGAAGAAGAAGTAACTGCTATTGCACCTTTAAGTTTGCTATTTTGTGATCCCTCAGACAGCCCACATGAAACTCCTTCTCGCACTGGAAAATTAAAAGGACAGTCAGTATAGAAAACAAATCAGGGATCAAAACAAATCATTGAATCTACTCTGAAATATACATCTGCAATCTGCAGAAGGTTCACCAAAGAAAAACTGCAGAAAAGAGTTACCTGATCACAAATTATTACAGTGCGAGGGCCAAATCCAGACCTGGCAAAACCATGGCCCCTGCAGAACATTCCAACAAAAAATACTCACATTGACCATGAGAATAACACATTATTGCAGCAACCAGTAAATACACCAGTATACAAAAACTCGAAGATATAAGGTTTCGCTGAGAAGAACTAGTTAACAGGAGAACGCCAATTCCAGTAGGCAGCTATTGCAGGTATAAAAAGCAACAGCAATTCCAACCTAAAATGCTCCAATCAAACATATCGGATGCAACTTTCATGAGACAAGATATGCTTATTTACTGGGGCTCTTGAATACCTTACTATTTTAGATTTTACTTGAACAATTATGACAGAATACTTGCTCTATTGGGGCATTCCCCTATGAATTCTCTTATCATACAATTAGAAGTAAAACAGAGATCAACATAGACAAACCTGCATAAGGCACATCCACCAGAGTCGGTCTCTGGAGTTTTGACAATGCGAATGCATCGATTGGTAATCTGTTGAATTGCATCAGCTCCTGCAATCCTTCCAGCTGCCAAAGCATTGGCATTACTCTCGACAAATTTCTCCTTTTGGAACATATTCTCGCAGTGTTTGCAGTTCCAGCCACCAGTAGGGAGTCTTGACAGATGAATGCACCCTGGAAATCATGGACcgattaaatttttgaaaccAAAAAACAAGAGTTAAATTCCTTATTTGGCCAGCATGAAGAACCAGATATGCATCAAATCACAAACCCacatccccccccccccaaaacaaaaaaaaaaacacgcaCACGCacgggggggagggggggggggggtgggagGACCCAGTCAAGATCTAATATTTAATAGTTATTATAACTACTGACATAGCCAACCATGAAGCTAAAACTAGACTCATTCCTTTAAGGAGTGTAGAGCCATATTCAgttatatgaaaatatataattgatgCAGAAAGAATGCTATATATAGACTAGTAGTGCAGAGGCAGTACTTCACCTAGGTGAAAAGCCCTTGGACAAGTATCACAACATAGAAGCTCTCCTCCATCCGAACATATGGAACACAAGTCATCATTATCGGTGATAGACAACCTCCGCGTTTTTGCCAAAGTGACTGACAGTTCATGGAGGGACACCCCATTAGATGTGTAGATGTTCAAATAACTGCGGATGATAAGAGGCAAAAAGaatgattaataaaaaattcctTCTAATTAATCCTCCAATCTCAGAGCAGGTGGCCCAAACTAATGTAGACCTCATTTTTAAGACATTCAAGGCACAACTCCAAATGCAGGGCCAGC from Punica granatum isolate Tunisia-2019 chromosome 3, ASM765513v2, whole genome shotgun sequence includes:
- the LOC116201281 gene encoding uncharacterized protein LOC116201281 yields the protein MSRARNLIVASGLLAFAAGGLAFPFYMATSRARPVIDASKPLPPQATFRGPYINTGSRDIGPDHQTYPKK
- the LOC116201279 gene encoding probable transcription factor At1g11510, whose translation is MSTPLTPTTARLRPASRRRSGPYSPPTPWADNNHHGEHHDRAPPSADGNRRPRFERIFMEEDEIALLKSLWHNSISSPAAKIDPATFEILGRSLGSRFTHNQLSNKLRHMRAKYHKQSLTKSYIKTPHDRETYELCRKIWGENKAEPMEEREEVPSQEEVQSQRQSQSCGRNKHMNAAAVEEKGNEEDGVDLGKFPVLVEECEKALEGNGVWRQVLKCLDEGKMREMNDKLVMLKYEEAGLMAKKAELVQELTRMILRAMAASCSSTRTAA
- the LOC116201280 gene encoding cyclin-dependent kinases regulatory subunit 1-like → MGQIQYSEKYSDDTHEYRHVVLPPEVAKLLPKNRLLSENEWRAIGVQQSRGWVHYAIHRPEPHIMLFKRPLNYQQQ